Below is a genomic region from candidate division WOR-3 bacterium.
GGCAAGCAATGAGAATCTTTTTATTAGAAAAAAAATTTCGATATCTCTCTCTTGTCTCCTTTATTCCTTCTTCGTTTAACACAACAATAATTTTTTCTATCCTTTTTATTTTTAATAATTTTTTTAAAAGGTAGATAATTATCGGTTGGTTTTTATAAGGTAAGAAAACCTTAGAATAAGGAATCCCGATCCTTCGGCTCCGACCAGCAGCAAGAACTACTGCCTGATAATTGTTTATTGACAATTATTTACTATTTGATTTTTATCATCAACAAAAATTTTTTTAGGAGTGTAGGTGAGTGCTTGGGATGATTCCATTAAGCAGGTGGAAATAACGATTAGTTTATCTCCCACTTCTCCCCAACGAGCTGCACCGCCATTTAATTCACACACGCCGCTCTTCTTTTTCCCTTTCA
It encodes:
- the panD gene encoding aspartate 1-decarboxylase, with amino-acid sequence MLRKIVKSKIHGIKVTNKNLEYEGSITIDEEILKRADIIEGEMVLVININNGARFETYVMKGKKKSGVCELNGGAARWGEVGDKLIVISTCLMESSQALTYTPKKIFVDDKNQIVNNCQ